The proteins below come from a single Chryseobacterium sp. MA9 genomic window:
- a CDS encoding T9SS type A sorting domain-containing protein: MKHYTFTFLFLTYSLFTAQTAPSIEWQKALGGSQGETAHYTQQTSDGGYIMAGDSSSNDGDVSGNHGEGDGWVVKMGGNGDIQWQKALGGSNHDAIKSIRQTTDGGYIAAGSSKSSDGDATVNHGNFDFWIIKMDTNGNIQWQKSLGGSNVDEAQSIQQTAEGGYIVVGISNSNDGDVSGNQGDQDYWVVKLDNTGNIQWQKSLGGSDSDQALSVQQTFDGGYIIAGNTVSTDGHITVSYGNYDYWVVKLDSSGNMQWQKTLGNIGDNMGYSAQQTFDGGYIVVGTSYDPSNIENGLPDYWVVKLNNNGGIQWDKYLGGGAHDSAITIRQTPEWDYIVGGWTASNNGQVTGNHGYLDYWIAKLDSNGNLKWGKTLGGPSVEYFSSIELTSDNGYIVSGNTLSTSGDVTGNHGTIDAWVVKLSSEQLGISENQKMNQPNLYPNPAKDFFYVDHLPNETIISITDMSGRKLFSQKYNEEKIKINISTFSEGIYIVQIKNKDEIILSKKITVSR; the protein is encoded by the coding sequence ATGAAACATTATACATTTACTTTTTTGTTCCTAACCTATTCATTATTCACTGCTCAAACTGCTCCGTCCATAGAATGGCAAAAAGCGCTGGGAGGAAGCCAGGGAGAAACAGCCCATTACACCCAGCAAACTTCTGATGGCGGATACATTATGGCCGGAGATTCTTCATCAAACGACGGAGATGTTAGTGGAAACCATGGTGAGGGAGATGGATGGGTCGTAAAAATGGGGGGCAATGGAGATATACAGTGGCAGAAAGCGCTGGGAGGAAGTAATCATGATGCAATCAAATCTATCCGGCAGACTACAGACGGGGGATACATTGCAGCCGGATCTTCCAAATCCAGTGACGGAGATGCTACAGTAAACCATGGGAATTTTGATTTCTGGATAATAAAAATGGATACCAATGGAAATATACAATGGCAGAAATCTTTAGGAGGAAGTAATGTTGATGAAGCTCAATCTATTCAGCAGACTGCCGAAGGAGGATATATTGTAGTCGGAATTTCCAATTCTAATGATGGGGACGTCAGCGGGAACCAGGGAGACCAGGATTATTGGGTAGTAAAATTGGATAACACCGGAAATATACAATGGCAGAAGTCGCTGGGAGGAAGTGACAGCGACCAGGCACTTTCTGTTCAGCAAACTTTTGATGGAGGATATATTATTGCAGGAAATACCGTTTCTACAGACGGGCACATCACCGTAAGCTATGGAAACTACGATTATTGGGTGGTAAAACTTGATAGTTCCGGAAATATGCAATGGCAAAAAACACTGGGTAATATTGGAGATAATATGGGATATTCTGCACAACAGACTTTCGATGGCGGCTATATTGTAGTGGGTACTTCTTATGATCCTTCGAACATTGAAAATGGCCTTCCCGATTATTGGGTAGTAAAGCTAAATAATAACGGAGGTATTCAATGGGATAAATATCTGGGCGGAGGTGCCCACGATAGTGCCATAACAATACGTCAAACTCCTGAATGGGATTATATCGTTGGAGGCTGGACCGCCTCCAACAATGGACAGGTAACCGGAAATCATGGTTATCTGGATTATTGGATCGCAAAACTGGACAGCAATGGAAACCTGAAATGGGGGAAAACCTTGGGAGGCCCAAGCGTTGAATACTTTAGTTCTATTGAGCTAACCAGTGATAATGGCTATATTGTTTCAGGAAACACATTATCTACAAGTGGAGATGTGACGGGAAATCATGGAACAATAGATGCCTGGGTGGTGAAATTAAGTTCTGAACAATTAGGTATCTCAGAAAACCAGAAAATGAACCAGCCTAACCTCTACCCTAATCCGGCAAAAGATTTCTTTTATGTGGATCATCTTCCAAACGAAACTATTATCAGCATTACGGATATGTCAGGAAGAAAACTTTTCTCTCAAAAATATAATGAAGAAAAAATAAAG